Proteins encoded in a region of the Equus asinus isolate D_3611 breed Donkey chromosome X, EquAss-T2T_v2, whole genome shotgun sequence genome:
- the NYX gene encoding nyctalopin yields MLVLLLHAVVLGLRSAWAEEACTGTCPTACACSSAERGCSVRCDRAGLLRVPAEFPCEAASIDLDRNGLRFLGERAFGTLPSLRRLSLRHNNLSFITPGAFKGLPRLAELRLAHNGDLRYLHARTFVALGRLRRLDLAACRLFSVPERLLAELPGLRELAAFDNLFRRVPGALRGLANLTHAHLERGRIEAVASSSLQGLRRLRSLSLQANRVRAVHGGAFRDCGALEHLLLNDNRLAALPADAFRGLRRLRVLNLGGNALGQVARAWFADLAELELLYLDRNSIAFVEEGAFQNLSGLLALHLNGNRLSALAWAAFQPGFFLGRLFLFRNPWRCDCHLQWLRDWMESSGHVADVPCAAPGSVAGLDLSQVAFGRSSDGLCVDPEELNLTTSSLGPSPEPAATTVSRFSSLLSKLLAPRAPGAEAANATQGPGNASLAGSLPSRALGGWARQTRLLLGSSLLLSVARHALFALQVD; encoded by the coding sequence cgGTGGTCCTCGGCCTGCGCAGCGCCTGGGCGGAGGAGGCCTGCACGGGCACCTGCCCCACCGCCTGCGCCTGCAGCAGCGCCGAGCGCGGCTGCTCGGTGCGCTGCGACCGCGCGGGCCTCCTGCGGGTGCCGGCCGAGTTCCCGTGCGAGGCGGCCTCCATCGACCTGGACCGCAACGGCCTGCGCTTCCTGGGCGAGCGGGCCTTCGGCACGCTGCCGTCGCTGCGCCGCCTGTCGCTGCGCCACAACAACCTGTCCTTCATCACGCCCGGCGCCTTCAAGGGCCTGCCGCGCCTGGCCGAGCTGCGCCTGGCGCACAACGGCGACCTGCGCTACCTGCATGCGCGCACCTTCGTGGCGCTCGGCCGCCTGCGCCGCCTCGACCTGGCCGCCTGCCGCCTCTTCAGCGTGCCGGAGCGCCTCCTGGCCGAGCTGCCCGGCCTGCGCGAGCTCGCCGCCTTCGACAACCTCTTCCGCCGCGTCCCCGGCGCGCTGCGCGGCCTGGCCAACCTGACGCATGCGCACCTGGAGCGCGGCCGCATCGAGGCCGTGGCCTCCAGCTCCCTGCAGGGCCTGCGGCGCCTGCGCTCGCTCAGCCTGCAGGCCAACCGCGTGCGCGCCGTGCACGGCGGCGCCTTCCGCGACTGCGGCGCCCTGGAGCACCTGCTGCTCAACGACAACCGGCTGGCCGCGCTGCCGGCTGACGCCTTCCGCGGCCTGCGGCGCCTGCGCGTTCTCAACCTGGGCGGCAACGCGCTGGGCCAGGTGGCGCGCGCCTGGTTCGCCGACCTCGCGGAGCTCGAGCTGCTCTACTTGGACCGCAACAGCATCGCCTTCGTGGAGGAGGGCGCCTTCCAGAACCTCTCGGGCCTCCTCGCCCTGCACCTCAACGGCAACCGCCTCAGCGCGCTCGCCTGGGCCGCCTTCCAGCCCGGCTTCTTCCTGGGCCGTCTCTTTCTCTTCCGCAACCCGTGGCGCTGTGACTGCCACCTACAGTGGCTGCGCGACTGGATGGAGAGCTCCGGGCACGTGGCCGACGTGCCGTGCGCCGCCCCGGGCTCCGTGGCTGGCCTGGACCTCAGCCAGGTGGCCTTTGGGCGCTCCTCCGATGGCCTCTGTGTGGACCCCGAGGAGCTGAACCTCACCACGTCCAGCCTAGGCCCGTCCCCAGAGCCAGCGGCCACCACCGTGAGCAGGTTCAGCAGCCTCCTCTCCAAGCTGCTGGCCCCGAGGGCCCCGGGGGCCGAGGCGGCCAACGCCACTCAGGGGCCAGGCAACGCCTCGCTGGCCGGCAGCCTTCCCTCCCGCGCGCTGGGAGGCTGGGCCCGCCAGACCCGGCTTCTCCTCGGCTCCAGTCTCCTCCTCAGCGTGGCCCGGCACGCGCTGTTTGCCCTCCAGGTGGACTGA